The Salvia splendens isolate huo1 chromosome 21, SspV2, whole genome shotgun sequence genome includes a window with the following:
- the LOC121784134 gene encoding uncharacterized protein LOC121784134, whose translation MVLWHPPDAPWLKLNTDDAFSTSTMEAGEGGLVRGSDGGLLRAFCAPIAASSSFEAELLALIRGFEMAMELSTHIWIELDSAALVTLLSSGQLGAADFRHHMALIRSMTSQRHVRFSHIYREGNRAIDFLAGRGFRPLPLLTMIQSLRLGI comes from the coding sequence ATGGTCCTATGGCATCCCCCTGATGCCCCTTGGTTGAAGCTAAACACTGACGATGCCTTCTCTACATCGACAATGGAGGCGGGGGAGGGAGGCTTGGTTCGAGGCTCTGATGGAGGACTTCTGCGTGCCTTCTGTGCTCCGATAGCcgcatcatcgagctttgagGCGGAGCTGTTAGCTCTGATTCGGGGGTTCGAGATGGCTATGGAGCTTTCGACACACATCTGGATTGAGCTTGACTCAGCGGCTCTGGTTACCTTGTTGTCATCTGGACAGCTTGGCGCTGCGGATTtcagacatcacatggctttgatccggagtATGACTTCTCAGCGGCATGTTCGgttctcacacatctacagagaaggGAACCGAGCTATTGACTTTCTTGCAGGTAGGGGGTTCAGACCCCTGCCCTTACTTACTATGATCCAATCTCTGCGCCTCGGTATCTGA